The following are encoded in a window of uncultured Ilyobacter sp. genomic DNA:
- a CDS encoding tetratricopeptide repeat protein: MKKYMISAFILAVFYFGGRPSNNLYAMGSKKEKVHKEKEQKLNPYGGNTKRVDFKVVPEEVVLKESNVDDIYKEVLESINSAGLRRYPEGYRGEKYEIFAGETLNVKLPGPGKYRAEIVNSSYLSKSTVAVKDGNLFFQTGYQGEYILDITRDGSFYKQFTVKSKVKYSFTQEKNYDIILNSYENGKLDILISSVKLSRLAFPGALYHKETAFMILEKALGEKNLDVAKEAADFISKNFQLNDMEREKLFDFDMEMAKEDPIKYRGFLEKYIHKPGLAEELVNIILAGKSLRDNDEIFLKKRYSETFNPKIALYLGRWYMNKGDIINAERYLLYGKDYYNLCLLYLNNGDLERFETSLLKVSEDKTAELEKEREMYHRGELIKKEITLGDEKYQRENYEEAVLFYKRAEEKDIEAARRFGTHIKIGMSYYYITRYRDAAYYFEEALESEKSPMKKAEIGYFAGVCYYRMQDKEKSIKSFEKLVRDYPGTTWSKKAMVYIVRMR; this comes from the coding sequence ATGAAAAAGTATATGATATCAGCATTTATTTTGGCTGTTTTTTATTTTGGGGGAAGGCCCTCTAATAATCTCTATGCCATGGGAAGCAAGAAGGAAAAAGTCCATAAAGAGAAGGAACAAAAACTGAATCCCTATGGAGGGAACACCAAAAGAGTGGATTTCAAAGTTGTTCCAGAAGAGGTAGTTCTTAAAGAAAGCAATGTGGATGATATCTACAAAGAGGTTCTAGAATCCATAAACAGTGCCGGTCTCAGAAGATACCCAGAAGGTTACAGAGGTGAAAAATATGAAATTTTTGCCGGGGAAACTCTTAATGTGAAACTACCAGGGCCAGGGAAATACAGGGCAGAGATTGTAAATAGTTCCTACCTTTCAAAATCAACTGTTGCTGTCAAAGATGGGAATCTGTTTTTCCAAACTGGATACCAGGGGGAATACATTCTAGATATTACCAGGGACGGCAGTTTTTATAAGCAATTCACAGTGAAATCTAAGGTTAAATATAGTTTTACTCAAGAAAAAAATTATGATATAATATTGAACAGTTATGAAAATGGAAAATTAGATATTTTAATAAGCTCTGTGAAGCTTTCGAGATTGGCATTTCCAGGGGCGCTGTATCATAAGGAAACTGCATTTATGATATTAGAAAAAGCTCTTGGTGAGAAAAATCTAGATGTGGCAAAAGAGGCTGCAGATTTTATAAGCAAAAATTTTCAGCTAAATGATATGGAGCGAGAAAAACTCTTTGACTTTGACATGGAGATGGCAAAGGAAGACCCAATTAAATACAGGGGGTTCCTAGAAAAATATATCCATAAGCCGGGGCTTGCAGAAGAACTGGTGAACATAATTTTGGCTGGTAAAAGTCTGAGAGATAATGATGAAATTTTTCTAAAAAAAAGGTACAGTGAGACTTTTAATCCAAAGATAGCACTATACCTTGGCAGATGGTATATGAATAAGGGCGACATCATAAATGCCGAGAGATACCTCCTCTACGGCAAAGATTATTATAATCTTTGCCTGTTGTATCTCAATAACGGAGATTTAGAAAGATTTGAAACTAGTCTTTTAAAAGTTTCTGAGGATAAGACAGCTGAATTGGAAAAAGAGAGAGAGATGTATCACAGGGGAGAACTCATAAAAAAGGAGATTACCCTGGGAGACGAAAAGTATCAAAGGGAGAACTATGAGGAAGCTGTACTTTTCTACAAGAGGGCAGAGGAAAAAGATATAGAGGCTGCTAGAAGATTCGGCACCCATATAAAGATAGGGATGAGTTATTACTACATTACCCGTTATAGGGATGCCGCCTATTATTTTGAAGAAGCTCTTGAGTCAGAGAAGAGTCCTATGAAAAAAGCTGAGATAGGATATTTTGCAGGGGTATGCTATTACAGGATGCAGGACAAAGAAAAAAGTATAAAGAGCTTTGAAAAACTTGTGAGGGATTATCCCGGGACCACCTGGTCTAAAAAAGCTATGGTATATATAGTCAGAATGAGATAA
- a CDS encoding DUF1934 domain-containing protein has product MYLIIESSDSYGEKSKEKVSCQKEVTPRGIKYSYENEYGNCKIFVLKDMVQITRKGAINSVQVFKDGKVTPFHYKTPYTISEFNLKTTEMKHKKEGFFLSYEIYDGEEKINDIEISIKEVWN; this is encoded by the coding sequence ATGTACCTTATCATAGAAAGCAGTGACAGCTACGGTGAAAAGAGTAAAGAAAAAGTTAGCTGTCAGAAAGAGGTCACTCCAAGAGGGATAAAATATTCCTATGAAAACGAGTATGGAAACTGCAAGATTTTTGTTCTCAAAGATATGGTGCAAATTACAAGAAAAGGGGCTATAAACAGTGTCCAGGTATTTAAGGATGGGAAGGTTACCCCTTTTCATTACAAAACCCCTTATACAATCAGTGAATTTAACTTGAAAACCACAGAGATGAAGCATAAGAAAGAAGGATTTTTTCTAAGTTATGAAATCTATGACGGAGAAGAAAAGATAAACGACATTGAGATAAGCATAAAAGAAGTTTGGAATTAG
- the rlmH gene encoding 23S rRNA (pseudouridine(1915)-N(3))-methyltransferase RlmH, which yields MSVNLICVGKIKEKYIKDGIDEFLKRMNLYAKVKIIELKEDGNDSNRDQSLEKESMEIIKTAEKNKGYNILLDIGGKNFSSEYMSKEIERLTVTGISTINFIIGGSYGVSEDVRKISNMRLSFSKMTFPHQLMRLILMEQIYRWFSIFNNSKYHK from the coding sequence ATAAGTGTAAACCTGATCTGTGTAGGTAAAATAAAAGAAAAATATATAAAAGACGGGATAGATGAGTTTCTAAAAAGAATGAATCTTTATGCAAAAGTAAAAATAATAGAGCTGAAGGAAGACGGGAATGACAGCAACAGAGATCAGTCTCTGGAAAAAGAGTCGATGGAAATAATAAAAACAGCAGAAAAAAACAAGGGATATAACATTCTTTTGGATATAGGGGGGAAGAATTTTTCCTCTGAATATATGTCTAAAGAGATAGAACGTCTTACAGTAACCGGAATAAGTACAATAAATTTTATAATCGGTGGTTCCTACGGTGTTTCTGAAGATGTGAGAAAGATATCCAATATGAGGCTGAGTTTTTCTAAAATGACCTTTCCCCATCAGCTTATGAGGCTTATTCTTATGGAGCAGATCTATAGGTGGTTCAGTATTTTTAACAATAGTAAATATCATAAATAA